CCGGAGCCACCATGTGTCGCACGGCCCTGGTCTTAGCGATGGTACTCAGTGCCGGTCCGGTCCGCGCGGCCGACCCGCCGACGGCGTCGTTCACGCGCGCCGACGGGTGGGTGAACTTCACCCTGGAGCGGAACGGCGCGCCCGTCGTCGGGGCGCGCGTCACGGTTCTCACCGGTGCCAGGGTCTGGGCGTCCGGCGAGACCGGCCCGGCCGGGGGCGGCACGTTCCCGCTCCCGGTCGGGCGGGGCGACTGTCAGGTCGTGTTCAACCTGGGCCTGGGGCCGTCCGCCCCGGTCCCGCTGACGTTCTCCGCTGACGGCACCGTAACCCCGCCCCGCGCCCCGGTGCTGGGTGCCGCCGAGTGCTGTCAGCCCCCGGAGCGCACGCCACCGCCGCCGCCTTCAGACCGATCCGCTCCCGTAGTGCCGTGGCACCTCCGGCTCGCCGGCGCCGGCGCGATTGCGGTACTCGGGAGCGTGTGCTTGGTAGTCGTTTGGTGCCGTGCGCGGCGGCCGACCCGGAACTATCCCCAACACGGAAATACAAAATGACCCCTTTTGTTACAGGACCGATTCACCCGTTGCCCCGCTTCGCGACGTCTGTCGCGTTGATCGCGGCCCTCGCACTGGTCACCGGGTGCGCGGATCGCGCGCACCCGACGCACGGGACCGGGGCCGACCCGGACGTCGCGCGCGAAGCGGCCGAGTACCTGCGCGCGAAGCGCGTCGAGCCCCTCTCCGGGCCGCTCCAGGCGCTGCTCGCGGACCCGGAGAAAAAGTCGGTTCCGACCGCCCCCCACGCGCTCCTGAACCAGACCGCCCCGACTTTCGTGCTGACCGGTTCGGACGATCGCCCGGTCGATCTGGGAGACGTGCTCGCCCGCGGCCCCGCGGTCCTGGTCTTCTATTACGGGTACTCGTGCGACCACTGCGTCGCCCAACTGTTCGGCATCGAGAAGGACCTGCCGTACTTCACCGAAGTGGGCGCAACGGTCGTCGCCGTGAGCCCGGACCCGCCGGCGCGGACCCTCAAGCGGTACGCCGAGTACGGGGCGTTCCACTTCTCGGTGCTGAGCGACCCCGAACGGGCCGTGGCCAGCAAGTACGGGGTGTTCCGACCGGCCGCCGGTGATTTACCGAAGTGGCAGGCCCACGGAACGTTCGTGGTCGGCCGGGACCGGCGGGTGCGGTGGGCGAGCACCGGGGACGAGCCGTTCACCGACACGACCACGCTGCTCCGCGAACTCGCCGCGAGTGAGGGGCGGTACGCCGCCGCGCCGCCGAAGGGAGGGACGCCGTGAGCACGCACCAGCACAACGCGGCCGGCGGCGGTTCGCTCCCGGCCCCGCCACTGATCGGCACCTACGTGCCCCCGGACGTGCGCGAAGGGGACCGGGTGTACTGCCGGTTTCGCAAGGGGTGGTGCCGGGTCACGGGGTGGAGCCCCGGGCCGATCCGGTGGCCCCGGGTTCAGCAGATCGGGGTCCGGGGGCGCCCGGGCTTGCTCGTCGATGTGACCCTGGAGCGCGCGATCCGCACCGAATCGGCCCTGGCCCTGGCCCATTGGCTCGGCCTGAGCCCGAAGCCGGTGACGTGGTGGCGCCGGGCGTTCGGGGTCGCGGGGCACGTCGGGACGCCGGGAACGCGCGAGCTCCAGTGCCAGAAACGAGGGGCGCGCTCCACAGTGATCCGGCCCCGGCCGGAGGGGGCACGAGTGGGGGCCGGCGGGGCACGTGTCGCGAGTACCGAATCCCCTCGGCCCGAGCCGCACTCGACCCGACCGGGGCCGATCGGGCATTTTGGCAAGCGCGCGTGGAGCGCGGCCGAAATCGACCGGTTGGGTACCGATATGGACGAAGTGGTCGCGGCCGCTCTCGGGCGCACCGCTGCGGCCGTGAGACGGCAGCGGTGCGCCCGGGGCATTCCACCGTTCCTCCGTGCGGCCGTGCGGCCCAGGCCGTGGGCGGCAAATGAAGTCGCCCGACTGGGCACCGATGTGGACGAAGCGGTCGCGACCGCTCTCGGGCGCACCGTCGTCGCCGTGATCTCGAAGCGGATCGCGATGCGCATTCCGCCCGCGCGCGAACCCGCAACCCGCGGCCGCTCGCGCCCGTCAGCCCGTTCCACAGGAGCCCTCGCATGACCCGACGTGACGCGATGAAGGTTCTGGGCACCGCGGTCGTTGCGCCCGCGGCCGCGGCGCCGGTCCGTGCGGCCGACGCGAAGAAGCCGCGCGAGATCCTGATGCTCGTGTACCCGAAGTTCACCGCACTGGATCTGGTCGGCCCGCAGCACGTGTTCTCGCTGCTCGGACCGGAGTTCAAAACCCGCCTGGTGTGGAAAGACACCAAGGAGGTGGTGTCGGACACCGGCATCCCGGTTCGCCCGACCGCGACCTTCAAGGAATGCGCGGAGGAACCGGCGGTGGTGTTCGTGCCGGGCGGCACCGATGGCACTCTGGCCGCGATGGAGGATAAAGCGGTGCGCGAGTTCGTGGCGGCGCGCGGGGCGAAGGCCACGTTCGTGACCAGCGTCTGCACCGGGGCGCTAGTCCTGGGGGCCGCCGGGCTGCTCACGGGTTACAAGGCGACGACGCACTGGCTGGCGCTGGACGCGCTGAGGGGGTTCGGGGCCGTGCCAGTGGCCGAGCGGGTGGTGACCGACCGCAACCGGGTGACCGGGGCCGGGGTGACCGCCGGCATCGACTTCGCGCTGACCCTGGCCGCCAAGCTCAAAGACGAGAAGTACGCGAAGGCGATCCAGCTCATGAGTGAGTACGACCCGCAGCCGCCGTTCCCGAAGGACGGCAACCCGTTGTCCGCCGACGCGGACAACGTGAAGTTGCTCCGCGCCATGACCGTCCCGTTCAACACCAAGCTCGACGCCGCCATCAAGCGGCTCGGCAAGTGACCCACACGAGGAGGCACCATGAAAGTCACACGCACGGGCTTTACGCTCATCGAATTGCTCGTCGTGATCGCGATCATCGCGGTCCTGATCGGGCTCCTCCTGCCCGCGGTCCAGAAGGTCCGGGCCGCGGCCGCGCGG
The Gemmata palustris DNA segment above includes these coding regions:
- a CDS encoding redoxin domain-containing protein; its protein translation is MPRFATSVALIAALALVTGCADRAHPTHGTGADPDVAREAAEYLRAKRVEPLSGPLQALLADPEKKSVPTAPHALLNQTAPTFVLTGSDDRPVDLGDVLARGPAVLVFYYGYSCDHCVAQLFGIEKDLPYFTEVGATVVAVSPDPPARTLKRYAEYGAFHFSVLSDPERAVASKYGVFRPAAGDLPKWQAHGTFVVGRDRRVRWASTGDEPFTDTTTLLRELAASEGRYAAAPPKGGTP
- a CDS encoding DJ-1/PfpI family protein, with the translated sequence MTRRDAMKVLGTAVVAPAAAAPVRAADAKKPREILMLVYPKFTALDLVGPQHVFSLLGPEFKTRLVWKDTKEVVSDTGIPVRPTATFKECAEEPAVVFVPGGTDGTLAAMEDKAVREFVAARGAKATFVTSVCTGALVLGAAGLLTGYKATTHWLALDALRGFGAVPVAERVVTDRNRVTGAGVTAGIDFALTLAAKLKDEKYAKAIQLMSEYDPQPPFPKDGNPLSADADNVKLLRAMTVPFNTKLDAAIKRLGK